From the Deinococcus gobiensis I-0 genome, the window GCTGACGGTGCCCGGCGGCCTGAGCGGCACGGCGCGCGGCGACACCCTGCTGGCCTCGCCCAGCGCCGATCTGCACCCCCTGAAGGTGCCGATTCCGGGGGGGGGCGCGCTCGCCCTGCACTTTGAGGCCCCCCCCGGCCCCGACACCGAGACGCTGGCGCAGGCGCTGGCCGCCGAGGTCGCCAACGGGGTCGAGGCCGCCCGGCAGCGCACCCTGGACCTGATGACCCTGCACTCGGTGGACCAGAGCATCCGCGCCGAGCGCAACATGCGCCGGCTGCTCTCGCGCATCACGCGCAACATGGCCGCGCGCCTGAACGTGACGGCGCGCGCGGCGTACCTCACCGACCAGGACGGCGTGCTGCGGCTGGAATACGCCGAGGACGAGCGCGGCGAGGCGGTCGGCGGCAGCCCGGCCCCCGCCTTCGCGCTGCGGGTCGCGGAGGCAGGCAAGCCCCTGATCGCGCAGGAGGCCGAGGCGGTGGACGTCTTTCCGGGGGCCCGCAGCGCGCTGGGGCTGCCGATGCTCAACGAGGACGGCCTGCTGGGCGTGCTGGTGCTGGGCGACAGCCGCGAGGGGGCCTTCACCGAGACGCGGGTGCCCCTGCTGGCCCTGATGGCCGGGCAGGCCACGCTGGCGGTGCGCAACGCCCGCGCCTACCTGTATTCCGAAGAACTGGCGATCAGCGACGAGCGCGCCCGCATCGCCCGCGAGATCCACGACGGGGTGGCGCAGTCGCTGGCCTTCGCGGCCCTGAAGCTCGACGTGGTGTCGCGCCAGCTGCGCAGCGACCCCGACCGCGCCGAGGCCGAGGTGCGCGCGGCCGGATCGCTGCTGCGCGAGCAGATCCGCGAGGTGCGCCGGTCCATCTTCGCGCTGCGGCCCATCGACCTCGAACGGTACGGTCTGCTGGAAACGGTGCGGCGCTACGTGCTGGACTTCGGCGAGCAGAACAACCTGCGGACCACGCTGGATTTCGGCGGCCTGGAAGACAGCGGCGAGCTGCACCTCGCGCCCGGCGACGAGGCGATGGTCTTCCGGCTGGTGCAGGAGAGCCTGAACAACGTCGCCAAGCACGCCCGCGCCCGCGAGGTCAGCGTGAGCCTGCTGGGCGGCCCCCGCGTGCGGCTGCGCGTACAGGACGACGGCGTGGGCTTCGATCCGGACAGCATCACCGGCCGCGTCAGCAGCGCGGGCGGCCTGGGCCTGATCCAGATGCGCGAGCGGATCGAGGCGCGCGGCGGGCGCTATCAGGTCCACTCGGCCCCAGGCGGAGGCACGCTCGTCGAGGCCGAGGTGCCGCAGACCTGAAGTCGGGGCAGGCAGCGCGCCCCGGGGGGGCGTGGTTCGCCCGGACCATAAATAGTGCGGAGCCCCCCGCAGCGGCCCCCCTGACGTTCAGCCCGTCAGCACGAAGCCGTGCAGCGGCGGCAGCGTGCGGAAGCGTACCCAGTCGCCGGGCCGCGCAGCGGGCAGCGCCGAGTAGGCCGACAGTACCAGCGGCAGCCGGGCGCGCACCACCCAGCTGCGCCCCAGCACCTGCTCGATCTGCCCGCAGCCCTCGGCCGCCGAGATTCCCACCAGGGTCAGGGTCTCGCCCTGCGGCGCGTCCTGACCCAGCACCTCGGTCGCGGGCAGGTCCAGCAGGCCGTTCACGACGACCCGCGCCGGGCCGGGAGGCGCGGCGTAGGGGCCGCAGCGGTCGAACAGATACAGGACCCGGCCCCCCGCCGCGAACTCCAGCAGGGGGCTGCCCTCGGGCTGGGGGTACAGCAGGCCACTCGCGGCGTATTCGCCGTAGCGGGCCATGAATTCGGCCTCGGAGTTTTCCAGGGCGCGCGGTTCGGCGGAGCGTTCCTGGGTCAAGCGGGACTCCGGAGGCGGCGGGCGCGGGACATGGCCCGGATTCTAGGGCATCCGGCCGCCGTCTCCCCCCCTGCCCGGCTGGTCCCGGTCCTCCGGAGCGGCGGCCTCCAGCCACCCCAGGTCGGGGCGCGCGCCCCCCAGACGGTCCAGGCAGGCGTCGGCGCGCTCCAGGGCGAAGGTGCCCTCGACCTCCCGCAGGATATGGATGAGGACCAGCCCGCACAGGCGCTCGAGCTGCGCCCAGGCCAGCGATTCCGGCGGCCGGGCGTCGCGGGCGCGCGACAGCAGGGTGAGGGCCAGCCGCTCGTCGCCCTCTACAAAGGCGAGGGCGGCCTGGGGGGGAACCAGGGCCGCCCATGCCGCAGGACCGTCCATCAGGTCAGGGTGCGCCACGCCACGTCGGCGACCACACCGGCCAGCATCGTCAGGGCCAGCCACATGTTGGCGTCGAAGAAGGCCACGTTGGCGCGCGTCAGGTCGTCCGGG encodes:
- a CDS encoding GAF domain-containing sensor histidine kinase, whose protein sequence is MTDRPAPAPPPVPLPAPPATQALPAPAQLSDRVRLVRNTLPPLILLVVVVVELLIAQLRSPGAELWAHLLFYGLVGPAVTFFSVEWIAEGTRARERAERELRALYGELSASHGRLRAVQELMRDLAEAPDQGAVLEVAARGAVRVTGATHATLTVPGGLSGTARGDTLLASPSADLHPLKVPIPGGGALALHFEAPPGPDTETLAQALAAEVANGVEAARQRTLDLMTLHSVDQSIRAERNMRRLLSRITRNMAARLNVTARAAYLTDQDGVLRLEYAEDERGEAVGGSPAPAFALRVAEAGKPLIAQEAEAVDVFPGARSALGLPMLNEDGLLGVLVLGDSREGAFTETRVPLLALMAGQATLAVRNARAYLYSEELAISDERARIAREIHDGVAQSLAFAALKLDVVSRQLRSDPDRAEAEVRAAGSLLREQIREVRRSIFALRPIDLERYGLLETVRRYVLDFGEQNNLRTTLDFGGLEDSGELHLAPGDEAMVFRLVQESLNNVAKHARAREVSVSLLGGPRVRLRVQDDGVGFDPDSITGRVSSAGGLGLIQMRERIEARGGRYQVHSAPGGGTLVEAEVPQT